CAGCAACTGgaccccttctgccccctgccgGCTCTGCATCTAATGAGGCGGGCAAGGACCTAGTGGAGATATTTGCTCTGGCTTGATCCATCCAACTTCCCGTTTTCCTTCAACTTTTTGAGGCATTTCTTGtttcacattttaaatgaaaaatgttctgCCTCCCTTCCTCACGGTGGAGTTCCTCCCATTAGGAGGGTTGATTCTTTCACCGAGCGAGGACGGCAGGTGTCTGGAAAGTCTCTCCGATGTTGCTTTTCATGCGTAGGGAGGAGAGAGTTCCCTGGTGGGATGACAGGCAAGACACCCATTCTACAATGAGCCAGACATCCCTCGCTGCTGAGCTACATCTCAGATCACAGCTGTTCACAGTTTACACAGGGGCCCCGCGGAAACCACCCTTGCTCAACGTTCCAAAGGAAGCTTCTCAGGAGGGGAGTTAATCTAAGCCAGAGGAGAAAAGGCACATTGTAACTGAAGTCCATTAAAACCAATTCTGCCTGTCAGAAGGCAGAGAGCTGTGGAATCTGAGGTGCCCATGCAAGGAGGGGTTAGTGGGAAAAAGGGAGGCAGTACCATGGTTTTGTGCTTTGACAAACACCGTTGTCAGACCTTTTTgggctggtggtggtgggagggtcACTGTGCTTGCCATGAGCTCATGAACCAAGCTATGCTGCCTCAGGCTCAGTTCCCAGGCTCTGGGCcagcagtttctgcacactacTGTATACGGAGCTCGATGTTTGCAGCTGTACCAAGGTGGTGACTGGCTCATTCTCAGAGCCGAGGTCTGCTAGCAACTCTGCTCCCTGACCTGGACAGGCCAAGGGTGGGCGAGGGAAAATGACAGCAGGATCTTTGAGCACTtggcagccctggagcagagaaggaatAAACGACTGATTAAAGTTGCCTGTTAGCTTCTGGGCACTTGGGGACGTGGTCTGGTTTGGTGCTGTCAGTGGGACACAAGGTGAGAAAATCAGCTCACTGCTTTGAGGGATTGAAACAGCTAGAAAGACCCTCGAAGCCTGTTACCAAAAGAAGCCTTGTGCCACGTAGCATTTCCATCCATTCTAAGGTCCTTCACAGGCTCATTTCTTTGCTGCAAATGTGCAAAGCTATTCCTACCAGTGCCTGCCCCTGTGCTGTACAAGAACAGACGGGCCCAGTGTGCCCCGCCACGGCATCTACGATCCCTCCCATTCCTGGCTGTCAGACATAACAGCCGAGAGAATGAGCAACAGAAGGAAGCAGGTGCAAACTCCTGCACTAGTCCCGGCAGGTGGCTCCGAGCTCAGCTGTACTACGGATTTGCCCTCCAAACTGCATCTGCGCTTTTGTTCTCTAACCCAGAACAGAGCGTCGGGCTTAGCAATTCACTCACACAGCCCACTCGGTAACCTGGCACCAAAAGAGCCAAATCAGCTTCCTTGTAGCACTTAAGGCCATGTAGGTAGCTGAGTGATGCACCAGCAAGGGCTGCCAAATCCTGTTTATGATCGGGAGGAGAGGGGATGTCAGGTTTATTATGCTGGGACCAACTCCCCTCCACCCAACTGGCACATCCTATGTTTATGCAACATTCAAGGACATCTTCACGTCGCTTAAGGGGGTGagaggtccccccccccccaagcttttTGAAGAAGGCTGCTTttgcacagcccctgccacctgaATGTTTCCATGGCAGGAAGTGCTTCATGTCACATAAAACCTGAAGCTTGTATTAAAAAGAAAGCTTGATTAAAAAAGAAGACGGTTTGCCCAAGCTCACTGTTGGTGAAAAGTGACATTTAATATAGCAGTAGCACTGGGAGCAAGAGACTGGCAGCTGTCTTTGAACCTGGCTTAATCACAGGGGGGGAAATGTCTTAAAATATTTAAGGTAAAAAGTTTAACAGTAAAAGTTCTGCCTCCTGTTATTAAAGCCTTTATTTTATGACCTTTGACCCTGGGCCCTCAGATTGCTAGAGTAATAAACGTGTCACTTTGCAGTAAGAGAGTTAGCAGCTCCAACAGCACAGACTGAATCAAAGCCTGTCGGTGTCCAATACACTAGACAGTTCTCATGCAAGAAGGGAAGCGTCTCTCAGCCTGTAAGCTGGGGTACAGTGTGCTAAGCGGAATTTTTTGGAGGGTGGATGATTCTTAAACTCTGTCTCGAACAGATGCAAGAAAAATTCTTAACCCGAGGCAGAGGGAGAAGTTAGAAGCAGGATAATAGCATTATGGACCATTTCCAGAGCATCTTCCatgtttttcctctctctgcttaTACTTCTGAGCTCCATTTCTGAAGTGAGACGGCACAGTGAGTGGGGCAGTGCTGAATTCTCCAGTTGGCACTACATTCTCCCCTGAGTTAACACCCAGCTTGTTTCAAGGCTAATTACCCAGAGCAAGAGCCTGGAAATGTCAGTAAGCCCAGCAAGTGCTCGAGAGTCTAATGCATGTCACCGACAGGTAATTAGCACCTCCCAAGGCCACACAGATCCTGACTGCTGTGGCCATAGTCTGCCCTGCTACTCCAGCACTTGTGAGATCTGTTCTGACAGTTGAGGCCACTTAGCAGCATCAAAGAGCTAACAAAGTGAGGAAGCGACTGGGATCCAGAGCCTCGCAGAATGGGTTTGCCTTGCGAGGGAGAGTTAAGGCAACCAGAAAAAGTGGCTGGAGCAGAACTCCAGGACCAAGGGTTGGTGTAATCTTACCAAACAGGCAAATGAGCTAATCCAGACCCATTGAGTCCACACGTTCTACCCCATAGACCACACAGCAAATAAAACAAAGGCCAATATTTTCTGAAAAAGTAGTAACAGAAATGGAGAAACCGTGAGAAAGATTTGTAACAGAACCAGTCATAGTAACCACATAGAAGCCCATTGCTTTCTACCGTCTCCTGACCCATCCTCCAGACATGCCACCAGTTGTCATCCCTAGTTAACCGGCTCCCTCACCGTGTACACGAAATTCTTTAATGAACCAAAAAAAGTCTGCTACTTCCTTGGTGAGGGGTAAGTGGATCCCTCCAGAGAACTGCTGTTGGATTGTGTCAGCAGCTATAACAGTTCCCTGTTTCTGGCAGAGATATTTGTCCAGCTCTCATGGGGAGCGGATGCAGGCCAGACAGCCTTCCTGCATGTGCCGAAACCTGCAGCACCATAAGGAGGCTGCTCCTGGACAGAGAGGAAGATGCTCTGTAATGGAACTTCCCCAACTCAAGGCAGAAACGGTCTGAGAGCTCCCAACCCTGGCTTCGCATGTTCAGTTTGAGAACCGGAACCAAAAGGAGGTTGAGCAAGTTACATCAGCACCCAAGGTGAAGAGAGGATAAAAAGTCCTAATGTCCAGATCAAACCTGCATCAACAAGCTGATTGCTTGCAAAGAGcaggttgttgggtttttgttaaCTGAGTCTGAAACAGGAGTTGAAATCCTGGAATCTCCTCCAGAGCCCTGGATGAAGAGTGCTGCTGCCCCATCATCAGAGTTTTGTCTCACTCAGGATGATATTTGCAGTTACAAACACAAAGCAGAAAAGACTCCAGAGCAGCACAAACCAGATCCAGAAGATGTGCCGGAAAGGGGACAGATGGTTATTGACTGTGCCACTGCCGAAGATCAGCTGAGTGTCCTTCCGACTACAGTAGGCCAAGAAAGCTGGGATGATGTACTGGATCCCATTGCCAGCATAGGCTCCCGTGATGCCCACCAAGGACTCCAAATCATGTGTGCAGACAGCCACCAGCACAGGGGGAATCAGAGTGATTGCTGGAAAGACAATCCTATCCACCACCCATGGGTACGTCCCACCTTCCCGGTGGAAAAGGGTCTTCCAGTTGTTCCGCAGGGTCACAGCGATGATCGGGAAGTTAGTGCTGATAGTGAAAACAGGAAAGAGGCCCAGGAAGTAACGAATGAAGGCGATGTTGGTGATGTTAGGGTTGGTGAAATTGAGTGTGTACATGTCCATGAGGGTCTCATTGCGGAAGCAGTAGATGGCCGTGAAGGACAGGAGGCTGTAGAAACCCAGTATTAAGACGTAATCCAGCAGCACCAGCTTGTTTACATGCTGCTTCTTGGAGATTGGAGTGATGAGGGACGGCAGTGAGTGCTGGCACATGAAGGAGTAGACACACACCCCAAAGAGGTTGGGGATCCCCGAGAGCTGCGCCAGAGGCGGGTGACCTTCCCCTTCACCCTTGCTGATGCGGATGAGGGCCAAAATAATCATGACGACAAAAGCTGCAAaacaagtgagagagagagaatatggtaAGTCATGCCAGCGTCCAAGCTCCCAAACACAGCTCTCCTCGGCAGCACAATCTCTGCACTAGATCTCGCTACCCGTCTACAGCTCAAGAGATAAGGAAAACTACTTCCCTGTGGAGAATGTGGCAGTGCATATCAAGGAAGAATATACAAGGGAGTTACCACTTTATTGGCTTTCAACATGAGGCTGTACATCAGAGAGAATCCATATGGGAACAGCCTTCTGACTTGGTCTTTAGCAAGTATATCTCACCATCACCCTCTCTCAGGAAATGGGCACGCTGTGCTCTGCAAAGTCCAACACTGCTGTCATTCATCACCTCAGGGTCCCTCTTCCTATCCTCCTTGCAGAGGTATGTGAAACACCTTCCCCCCACATGAAGTTAGCCTAAAGGGTATTTGAGAGAGATTACTCTGTGCAGGAGGCAAGATCCTTAACCTGGCCACAGACACCAATGCCACTTGCTAATTGAGGTCCCTGAAGCATTAGCCTGtggggtgtgtgttggggatAGTGCAACTCTCACAGCTGCTATCACCTGGGAAGGTGGGTGGAACCACCACTAGCACTGGCTATTTCTTGGGCAGGAAGAACAGGCTGTCTACTGCTAATcccagaggagggagagaaactaaagcagcactgaaaaaaaaaaaaagacattaaaat
The sequence above is a segment of the Mauremys mutica isolate MM-2020 ecotype Southern chromosome 12, ASM2049712v1, whole genome shotgun sequence genome. Coding sequences within it:
- the TMEM104 gene encoding transmembrane protein 104 isoform X2; the protein is MAGGITDTGELYSPYVGLVYMFNLIVGTGALTMPKAFATAGWLVSLILIMFLGFMSYMTTTFVMEAMAAANAQLRWKRMEKHKEDDDEDSSSGVSDSDVLLPDGYARSETRPILSVQRRGSPSIFEITERVEMGQMASMFFNKVGINLFYFCIIIYLYGDLAIYAAAVPVSLMQVTCVTGNHSCGVEDVTKYNDTDKCWGPIRRIDAYRLYLAAFTLLLGPFTFFNVQKTKYLQIMTSLMRWIAFVVMIILALIRISKGEGEGHPPLAQLSGIPNLFGVCVYSFMCQHSLPSLITPISKKQHVNKLVLLDYVLILGFYSLLSFTAIYCFRNETLMDMYTLNFTNPNITNIAFIRYFLGLFPVFTISTNFPIIAVTLRNNWKTLFHREGGTYPWVVDRIVFPAITLIPPVLVAVCTHDLESLVGITGAYAGNGIQYIIPAFLAYCSRKDTQLIFGSGTVNNHLSPFRHIFWIWFVLLWSLFCFVFVTANIILSETKL
- the TMEM104 gene encoding transmembrane protein 104 isoform X1; translation: MAGGITDTGELYSPYVGLVYMFNLIVGTGALTMPKAFATAGWLVSLILIMFLGFMSYMTTTFVMEAMAAANAQLRWKRMEKHKEDDDEDSSSGVSDSDVLLPDGYARSETRPILSVQRRGSPSIFEITERVEMGQMASMFFNKVGINLFYFCIIIYLYGDLAIYAAAVPVSLMQVTCSVTGNHSCGVEDVTKYNDTDKCWGPIRRIDAYRLYLAAFTLLLGPFTFFNVQKTKYLQIMTSLMRWIAFVVMIILALIRISKGEGEGHPPLAQLSGIPNLFGVCVYSFMCQHSLPSLITPISKKQHVNKLVLLDYVLILGFYSLLSFTAIYCFRNETLMDMYTLNFTNPNITNIAFIRYFLGLFPVFTISTNFPIIAVTLRNNWKTLFHREGGTYPWVVDRIVFPAITLIPPVLVAVCTHDLESLVGITGAYAGNGIQYIIPAFLAYCSRKDTQLIFGSGTVNNHLSPFRHIFWIWFVLLWSLFCFVFVTANIILSETKL